From the genome of Cognaticolwellia beringensis, one region includes:
- a CDS encoding 3-oxoacid CoA-transferase subunit B, whose product MALSREQLAQRVAQELQDGYYVNLGIGIPTLVANYIPEGMEVMLQSENGLLGMGQFPTEDEIDADLINAGKQTVTMAKGASIFDSAESFAMIRGGHVDLTVLGAFEVDVNGNIASYMIPGKLIKGMGGAMDLVAGADNIIVTMTHASKHGVSKLLSNCTLPLTGKGCIKKVLTDLAFIEIKNGKFYLLERAPGVSVEEIMSLTEGELIVEGDVPEMKL is encoded by the coding sequence ATGGCTTTATCAAGAGAACAACTAGCACAGCGAGTTGCACAAGAATTACAAGACGGTTACTACGTTAACTTAGGTATTGGTATTCCAACGTTAGTGGCAAACTATATTCCAGAGGGTATGGAAGTTATGCTGCAGTCAGAGAATGGCCTTCTTGGTATGGGACAATTCCCTACCGAAGACGAAATTGACGCCGACTTAATCAATGCCGGTAAACAAACCGTGACTATGGCAAAAGGTGCATCAATTTTTGATTCAGCAGAATCGTTCGCGATGATCCGCGGTGGCCATGTTGATTTAACCGTTTTAGGCGCATTTGAAGTTGATGTTAATGGTAATATCGCCTCTTACATGATCCCAGGTAAGTTAATTAAAGGCATGGGCGGTGCGATGGATTTAGTTGCCGGTGCTGACAATATTATTGTTACCATGACCCATGCTTCAAAACATGGTGTTTCTAAACTATTAAGTAATTGTACCCTGCCGTTAACCGGCAAAGGTTGCATTAAAAAAGTATTAACTGACCTTGCTTTTATCGAAATAAAAAATGGTAAATTTTACTTATTAGAGCGAGCACCTGGCGTTTCTGTTGAAGAAATAATGTCATTAACTGAAGGCGAACTCATTGTTGAAGGCGATGTGCCTGAAATGAAATTATAA
- a CDS encoding CoA transferase subunit A, producing MAGFDKVVSSYEEAMAGLEDNMTVIAGGFGLCGIPENLISEIKRKGTKGLTVVSNNCGVDDFGLGILLPDRQIKKIIASYVGENAEFERQMMNGELEVELTPQGTLAEKMRAGGAGIPAFFTATGYGTPVAEGKEEREFDGRHYILEPAITGDFAIVKAWKADRYGNLVFRKTARNFNPLAATAGKITVVEVEEIVEPGELDPDQIHTPGIYVNRLILGTFEKRIEQRTIRS from the coding sequence ATGGCAGGATTTGACAAAGTAGTGTCAAGCTATGAAGAAGCAATGGCGGGTCTTGAAGACAATATGACCGTCATTGCAGGTGGTTTTGGTTTATGTGGTATTCCAGAAAACCTGATTAGCGAAATTAAACGTAAAGGCACAAAGGGATTAACTGTTGTTTCTAACAACTGTGGTGTTGACGATTTTGGTCTTGGTATTTTGCTTCCTGACCGTCAAATCAAAAAAATCATTGCCTCTTATGTCGGTGAAAATGCCGAATTTGAACGTCAAATGATGAATGGCGAATTAGAAGTTGAATTAACGCCTCAAGGTACCTTAGCCGAAAAAATGCGTGCTGGCGGTGCGGGTATTCCGGCATTCTTTACTGCAACAGGTTACGGAACACCAGTCGCCGAAGGCAAAGAAGAACGTGAATTTGATGGCAGACATTACATTTTAGAGCCCGCTATTACTGGCGACTTTGCGATCGTAAAAGCATGGAAAGCTGACCGCTATGGCAATTTAGTGTTCAGAAAAACTGCGCGTAACTTTAATCCTTTGGCAGCAACAGCTGGAAAGATAACGGTGGTAGAAGTGGAAGAAATTGTTGAACCGGGAGAACTAGACCCAGATCAAATCCACACACCGGGTATTTATGTAAATCGCTTAATTTTAGGTACATTCGAAAAACGCATTGAACAGCGCACTATTCGCAGTTAG
- a CDS encoding hydroxymethylglutaryl-CoA lyase — protein sequence MTDVFTPTLPASLPVPLPTSVKIVEVGPRDGLQNEKVQISAEDKIALIEQLADAGVSYIESGSFVSPKWVPQMATSSDVFNGITRKAGVTYAALTPNMKGFEAAMAVNANEVAIFGAASEAFSQKNINCSIEESLQRFEPIMQAAKAANIPIRGYVSCVVGCPYDGDIAPEQVAKVAEKLYQMGCYEISLGDTIGVGTPASVSKMLAVVSTKVPVEKLAVHFHDTYGQALTNIYAALQAGVKVVDSAIAGLGGCPYAKGASGNVATEDVLYMLNGLGITTNIDFDKLLKAGWFISDKLGKAPISKVSVAYRAQ from the coding sequence ATGACTGATGTATTTACACCTACACTGCCAGCTTCGTTGCCTGTTCCGTTACCGACGTCGGTAAAAATAGTTGAAGTTGGCCCGCGCGATGGCCTGCAAAATGAAAAAGTGCAAATTAGCGCTGAAGATAAAATAGCGCTAATTGAACAATTAGCCGACGCAGGTGTTAGCTACATCGAAAGTGGCAGTTTTGTCTCCCCTAAATGGGTGCCACAAATGGCAACGTCGAGCGATGTGTTTAACGGTATTACCCGCAAAGCGGGTGTTACTTACGCGGCACTCACACCTAATATGAAAGGTTTTGAAGCCGCCATGGCCGTTAATGCCAATGAAGTCGCTATATTTGGCGCCGCTTCAGAAGCGTTCAGTCAAAAGAATATCAATTGCTCAATTGAAGAAAGTCTGCAGCGCTTTGAACCTATTATGCAGGCGGCCAAAGCCGCAAACATTCCCATTCGAGGTTATGTTTCTTGTGTAGTTGGTTGTCCTTACGATGGTGATATTGCGCCAGAGCAAGTAGCAAAAGTTGCCGAAAAGTTATACCAAATGGGTTGTTACGAAATCTCCCTTGGCGACACTATTGGAGTAGGTACCCCCGCAAGCGTAAGTAAAATGTTAGCGGTGGTTAGTACTAAGGTACCGGTTGAAAAATTGGCCGTACACTTTCATGATACCTACGGCCAAGCGTTAACTAATATTTACGCTGCATTACAAGCTGGCGTGAAGGTAGTCGATAGTGCTATTGCAGGTCTTGGTGGTTGCCCATATGCTAAGGGAGCATCAGGTAATGTTGCGACTGAAGACGTGTTGTACATGCTCAATGGTTTAGGCATAACAACGAATATTGATTTCGACAAGTTACTCAAGGCTGGTTGGTTTATTAGCGACAAATTAGGTAAAGCGCCAATATCAAAAGTATCTGTGGCATATCGAGCACAATAA
- a CDS encoding acetyl/propionyl/methylcrotonyl-CoA carboxylase subunit alpha, which produces MFTKILIANRGEIACRVIKTARKMGILTVAVYSDADADSLHVTMADEAIHIGGSPSRESYLLSEKVIEAAKRTGAQAIHPGYGFLSENADFCRMCAKEGITFIGPPVAAIEAMGSKSAAKNIMEKANVPLVPGYHGDDQSEAVIKKAADDMGYPVLLKATAGGGGKGMRQVWNESEFSEGFAAAKREAKSSFGDDTMLVEKYLTQPRHVEIQVFCDNHQNAVYLFERDCSVQRRHQKVIEEAPAFSMSEELRAQMGESAIKSAQAIGYQGAGTVEFLLDIDGSFYFMEMNTRLQVEHPVTELITGQDLVEWQLRVAAGEILPKAQHELKINGHAFEARIYAEDPNNDFLPATGTLDFLQPPLESEFVRVDTGVRQGDEVSVFYDPMIAKLIVWDESREKALQRLAKALSEYRISGVTTNIDFLYNLATSAPFVNADIDTGFIEKNQAIIFHESEQALAGELPMAALYLVLSQAQQAQAKAAKTNDPFSPWNMTNAWRLNEANIHHIVLAHNGTEYPIVVEQKRQGSGSYYLITVDGQTVDCQGRIENDTLYASIDGYRSHATIAQNANQISLYHQNGVFNFTHILPDCGDNTGDDSHGGLVAPMNGTMVSVLIKAGDSVIADQPLMIMEAMKMEHTIRAPSNGVVDAIYYNDGEMVDGGAELVAFSPEDA; this is translated from the coding sequence ATGTTTACTAAAATACTAATTGCTAACCGTGGTGAAATCGCCTGTCGTGTTATTAAAACAGCCCGAAAAATGGGTATATTAACCGTTGCGGTTTATTCTGATGCTGATGCTGACTCACTGCACGTAACTATGGCTGATGAAGCTATCCATATTGGCGGTTCACCTTCACGCGAAAGTTACTTATTATCTGAAAAAGTGATTGAAGCAGCTAAGCGTACTGGCGCTCAAGCTATTCATCCAGGCTACGGTTTCCTATCGGAAAATGCTGATTTTTGTCGTATGTGTGCCAAAGAAGGTATTACCTTTATTGGCCCACCGGTTGCAGCCATTGAAGCGATGGGCTCTAAGTCTGCCGCTAAAAACATCATGGAAAAAGCGAACGTACCTTTAGTACCTGGTTATCATGGTGACGACCAATCGGAAGCTGTCATTAAAAAAGCTGCTGATGATATGGGTTATCCGGTACTACTTAAAGCTACCGCGGGTGGCGGTGGTAAAGGTATGCGCCAAGTATGGAACGAAAGTGAATTTTCGGAAGGCTTTGCTGCTGCTAAACGCGAAGCTAAATCATCATTTGGTGATGATACTATGCTGGTTGAAAAGTACTTAACCCAGCCTCGCCATGTTGAAATTCAAGTGTTTTGTGATAATCATCAAAACGCGGTTTACCTGTTCGAACGCGACTGTTCTGTTCAACGTCGTCATCAAAAAGTAATAGAAGAAGCTCCTGCCTTTAGCATGAGTGAAGAACTACGCGCTCAAATGGGTGAGTCTGCCATAAAGTCAGCTCAAGCTATTGGTTATCAAGGCGCTGGTACGGTTGAATTTTTACTTGATATTGACGGTTCATTTTACTTTATGGAAATGAATACTCGCTTACAAGTAGAACATCCCGTTACAGAATTAATTACTGGCCAAGATTTAGTTGAATGGCAACTGCGGGTAGCAGCTGGCGAAATATTGCCGAAAGCTCAACACGAACTAAAAATCAACGGTCACGCTTTTGAAGCGCGCATTTACGCTGAAGATCCAAACAACGATTTTTTACCGGCTACGGGCACACTAGACTTTTTACAACCACCGCTGGAAAGTGAATTTGTCCGTGTAGATACCGGCGTGCGACAAGGTGATGAAGTGAGCGTATTTTACGATCCTATGATCGCAAAGTTAATTGTTTGGGATGAAAGTCGTGAAAAGGCCCTACAACGTTTAGCTAAAGCTTTATCAGAATATCGCATCAGTGGTGTTACTACCAATATCGATTTTCTATATAATTTGGCCACTAGTGCGCCCTTTGTTAACGCGGATATCGACACTGGTTTTATTGAGAAAAACCAAGCAATTATTTTCCATGAAAGTGAACAAGCACTCGCTGGCGAATTACCGATGGCAGCGCTTTATTTAGTGTTATCGCAAGCACAACAAGCGCAAGCAAAAGCGGCTAAAACTAACGACCCATTTTCACCTTGGAACATGACCAATGCATGGCGCTTAAATGAAGCAAACATCCATCATATCGTTTTAGCCCATAACGGCACCGAATACCCCATTGTCGTCGAGCAAAAACGCCAAGGCAGTGGTAGTTATTATTTAATTACCGTTGATGGCCAAACCGTTGATTGCCAAGGTCGTATTGAAAACGATACTTTGTACGCCAGTATTGATGGCTACCGCAGCCATGCAACCATTGCACAAAATGCTAACCAAATTAGTCTTTATCATCAAAATGGTGTGTTTAACTTTACGCACATCTTGCCTGACTGTGGCGACAATACCGGTGATGATAGCCATGGTGGCTTAGTGGCACCAATGAACGGCACTATGGTATCAGTACTAATTAAAGCTGGCGACAGCGTTATTGCAGATCAACCATTAATGATCATGGAAGCGATGAAAATGGAGCATACCATTCGTGCCCCAAGCAACGGTGTAGTAGATGCCATTTATTATAACGACGGTGAAATGGTTGACGGTGGCGCTGAATTAGTTGCCTTCAGCCCTGAGGACGCATAA
- a CDS encoding enoyl-CoA hydratase/isomerase family protein → MFSHSNIKSPSEQVLFDVDSLGVATVTLNNADKHNAFDDSIIYALNQLFKEIALCDDINIMVLASTGKSFSAGADLGWMQRMASYSYEENLSDANALAQMLKNLNFLPQPTIAKVQGAAFGGAVGLASCCDIVLASDKASFCLSEVKLGLIPATISPYVVNAIGQKASRRYFQTAERFFADKAQQLGLVDEVYSLTELDSAVTTMVKTLLANGPSAVRQAKQLAFDVSYQDIDETLIKETSERIAAIRVSSEGQEGLTAFFEKRQPAWQATQRHSAEPTTSTNKGEG, encoded by the coding sequence ATGTTTTCACATAGCAATATAAAAAGCCCGAGCGAACAAGTACTGTTCGACGTCGATAGCCTTGGCGTAGCAACCGTGACATTGAATAATGCCGATAAGCACAACGCCTTTGATGACAGTATTATTTATGCGCTAAACCAATTATTTAAAGAAATAGCACTGTGCGATGACATCAATATCATGGTGTTAGCGTCAACAGGGAAAAGCTTTTCTGCTGGGGCAGATTTAGGCTGGATGCAGCGTATGGCGTCTTATTCTTACGAAGAGAATTTGTCGGATGCAAACGCCCTAGCGCAAATGCTAAAAAATCTAAATTTTTTACCACAACCCACCATTGCCAAAGTGCAAGGTGCAGCTTTTGGTGGTGCGGTTGGCTTAGCAAGTTGTTGCGATATTGTGCTGGCAAGTGATAAAGCGAGTTTTTGTTTGAGTGAAGTCAAGCTAGGTTTAATTCCAGCGACCATCAGCCCTTATGTAGTTAATGCTATTGGCCAAAAAGCTAGCAGACGATATTTTCAAACCGCTGAACGATTTTTTGCTGACAAAGCACAACAATTGGGTTTAGTTGATGAAGTTTATTCGTTAACTGAGTTAGATTCCGCCGTTACTACAATGGTAAAGACCTTATTAGCCAATGGACCATCAGCGGTGCGACAAGCAAAGCAGTTAGCATTTGATGTCTCCTACCAAGATATTGATGAGACATTAATTAAAGAAACCAGCGAACGTATTGCCGCAATTCGCGTTTCTTCAGAGGGCCAAGAAGGCCTAACGGCATTTTTTGAAAAACGCCAACCTGCTTGGCAAGCTACTCAAAGACACTCAGCAGAGCCAACAACATCAACAAATAAAGGCGAAGGATAA
- a CDS encoding carboxyl transferase domain-containing protein, with protein sequence MAKIISKINSRSPEFIENAAHMKVQVDDLKLKLETIKLGGGERSRERHLSRGKLLPRDRVYALLDPGSAFLELSQLAAYEVYDDNVPAAGIITGIGRVGGQECIIVANDATVKGGTYFPLTVKKHLRAQTIAQENNLPCIYLVDSGGANLPNQDDVFPDKEHFGRIFFNQANMSAQSIPQIAVVMGSCTAGGAYVPAMADESIIVKEQGTIFLAGPPLVKAATGEVVSAEDLGGADVHCRTSGVADHMAQNDHHALEIARSVIGNLNRVKPVQMAIKEVVEPAYAMEEVYGIVPKDARQPFDVREIIARVVDGSEFDEFKALYGTTLVCGFARIYGYQVGIVANNGILFGESAQKGAHFIELCAQRKIPLVFLQNITGFMVGKQYEAGGIAKHGAKMVTAVATAQVPKFTILIGGSFGAGNYGMCGRAYDPRFLFMWPNSRISVMGGEQAAGVLAQVKRDQKDTLGEQWSAEEEANFKQPIIDDYERQGHPYYASARLWDDGVIDPAETRQVLGLAISASLNKVIKETKFGLFRM encoded by the coding sequence GTGGCTAAGATAATATCGAAAATTAATTCCCGCAGCCCTGAATTCATCGAAAATGCTGCCCATATGAAAGTGCAAGTCGATGACTTAAAACTAAAGTTAGAGACAATAAAGCTGGGTGGCGGCGAACGCAGTCGCGAACGTCATTTATCACGGGGGAAATTATTGCCTAGAGATCGCGTTTACGCCCTACTCGATCCAGGCTCGGCCTTTCTTGAATTATCACAATTAGCCGCTTATGAAGTTTACGACGATAACGTCCCTGCTGCTGGTATTATTACCGGCATTGGCCGTGTTGGAGGCCAAGAATGTATTATTGTTGCCAACGATGCGACCGTAAAAGGTGGCACGTATTTCCCGCTGACAGTTAAAAAGCATTTACGCGCGCAAACTATCGCACAAGAAAACAATTTGCCTTGTATTTATCTTGTAGATTCAGGCGGTGCAAACTTACCGAATCAAGATGACGTTTTCCCTGACAAAGAACATTTTGGTCGTATCTTCTTTAACCAAGCGAATATGTCTGCACAAAGCATACCGCAAATTGCTGTGGTTATGGGCTCATGTACCGCAGGTGGCGCTTATGTTCCCGCCATGGCTGATGAATCTATTATCGTTAAAGAACAAGGCACTATTTTCCTTGCAGGCCCACCATTAGTTAAAGCGGCCACTGGTGAAGTGGTGAGTGCGGAAGATTTAGGTGGCGCTGATGTGCATTGTCGCACCTCCGGTGTTGCCGACCACATGGCACAAAATGATCATCACGCTTTAGAAATTGCCCGCAGTGTTATTGGTAACTTAAACCGAGTTAAACCCGTACAAATGGCGATTAAAGAAGTGGTTGAACCTGCATACGCTATGGAAGAAGTTTACGGCATCGTACCAAAAGATGCTCGTCAGCCATTTGACGTACGTGAAATTATCGCCCGCGTGGTTGATGGTAGTGAATTTGATGAATTTAAAGCACTTTATGGCACAACTTTAGTTTGTGGTTTTGCTCGTATCTACGGCTATCAAGTCGGCATTGTCGCCAATAATGGGATTTTATTTGGCGAGTCTGCACAAAAAGGAGCTCACTTTATCGAGCTTTGTGCACAACGAAAAATCCCCCTAGTGTTTTTACAAAACATTACTGGCTTTATGGTTGGAAAACAATACGAGGCTGGCGGCATAGCAAAACATGGCGCGAAAATGGTCACGGCTGTTGCTACTGCGCAAGTGCCTAAGTTTACCATTTTAATTGGTGGTAGCTTCGGTGCAGGTAACTACGGTATGTGTGGGCGCGCTTATGACCCACGTTTCCTATTTATGTGGCCAAACTCTCGCATTTCAGTGATGGGCGGCGAGCAGGCAGCGGGCGTGTTAGCGCAAGTTAAGCGCGATCAAAAAGATACACTTGGCGAGCAGTGGAGCGCCGAAGAAGAAGCAAACTTCAAGCAACCGATTATTGATGACTACGAACGCCAAGGTCATCCATATTACGCGTCTGCGCGTTTATGGGATGACGGTGTTATCGACCCGGCTGAAACTCGTCAAGTACTTGGGTTAGCTATTTCAGCTTCATTAAATAAAGTTATTAAAGAGACCAAGTTTGGTCTGTTTAGAATGTAA
- a CDS encoding isovaleryl-CoA dehydrogenase: MISTFSSMNFNLGETVDMIRTTVNAFARDEIAPRAAQIDIDNEFPNDLWRKFGDLGLLGMTVDEQYGGSGLGYLEHMVAMQEISRASASVGLSYGAMSNLCLNQLNKNGSHEQKEKYLPKLCTGEHIGALAMSEPNAGSDVVSMKLTAKKQGDKYILNGNKMWITNGPDAHVFIIYAKTDTSAGSKGITAFIVERDYPGFSRHQKLDKLGMRGSNTCELVFQDCEVPATNILGEEGKGVRVLMSGLDYERLVLTGGPLGIMDACMDLVVPYIHDRKQFGQAIGEFQLIQGKIADMYTQMNAAKSYAYLCAMAADRGETTRKDAAGVILYSAELATKMALDAIQLLGGNGYINEFPAGRLLRDAKLYEIGAGTSEIRRMLIGRELFNESV; encoded by the coding sequence ATGATTTCTACATTCTCATCAATGAATTTTAACTTGGGTGAAACCGTTGACATGATCCGCACCACGGTGAATGCTTTTGCTCGTGACGAAATTGCTCCTCGTGCAGCACAAATTGATATTGATAATGAATTTCCAAACGACTTATGGCGCAAGTTTGGCGATTTAGGTTTATTAGGTATGACGGTTGATGAGCAATATGGTGGTTCTGGTTTAGGTTATTTAGAGCACATGGTGGCGATGCAAGAAATTTCACGTGCTTCTGCTTCTGTAGGCCTAAGCTACGGCGCTATGTCTAACCTTTGTTTAAACCAATTAAACAAAAATGGTAGCCATGAACAAAAAGAAAAGTATTTACCAAAACTTTGTACTGGTGAACATATTGGTGCCCTAGCGATGTCAGAGCCAAATGCCGGCTCTGATGTAGTTAGCATGAAACTTACCGCTAAAAAACAAGGCGATAAGTACATTCTTAATGGCAATAAAATGTGGATCACTAACGGTCCTGACGCCCATGTTTTTATTATCTATGCCAAAACCGATACCAGTGCTGGTTCTAAAGGTATTACTGCTTTTATCGTTGAACGTGACTACCCAGGTTTTTCTCGTCATCAAAAACTCGATAAGTTAGGTATGCGTGGCTCTAATACCTGTGAATTAGTCTTCCAAGATTGTGAAGTACCGGCGACAAATATTTTAGGTGAAGAAGGCAAAGGCGTGCGCGTACTAATGTCGGGCCTAGATTACGAGCGTTTAGTTTTAACTGGCGGACCGCTAGGTATTATGGATGCTTGTATGGACTTAGTTGTACCTTACATTCACGACAGAAAACAATTTGGCCAAGCCATTGGTGAATTTCAATTAATTCAAGGCAAAATTGCCGACATGTACACACAAATGAATGCAGCAAAATCTTATGCCTATTTATGTGCGATGGCAGCGGATCGTGGCGAAACAACCCGTAAAGATGCTGCAGGTGTGATTTTATATTCTGCCGAACTGGCGACCAAAATGGCCTTAGATGCAATTCAGTTACTCGGTGGTAACGGTTACATTAATGAGTTCCCAGCGGGTCGTTTATTACGTGATGCTAAGTTGTATGAAATTGGTGCTGGCACCTCAGAAATTCGTCGCATGCTAATTGGCCGCGAATTATTCAACGAATCGGTTTAA
- a CDS encoding MerR family transcriptional regulator has product MSDITPITYSIGELAREFDITTRSIRFYEDQGLIIPTRKGQTRIYNQRDRVRLKLILRGKRLGFSLAETGRLFELYDADKSSATQLKTIMDLISNKKNDLNQQLEDIQAVLIELTGLENNCQNALASIDK; this is encoded by the coding sequence ATGAGCGATATTACCCCAATCACCTACTCTATTGGTGAGTTAGCGAGAGAGTTTGATATTACCACCCGCAGTATCCGTTTTTACGAAGACCAAGGCTTGATAATTCCTACTCGCAAAGGACAGACAAGAATTTACAACCAAAGAGACAGAGTTCGACTAAAGTTAATTCTACGGGGTAAACGCTTAGGTTTTTCATTAGCTGAAACAGGTCGCTTATTTGAGCTTTACGATGCCGACAAATCAAGTGCTACACAACTAAAAACAATTATGGATTTAATTTCCAACAAGAAAAATGATTTAAACCAACAGCTAGAAGATATCCAAGCGGTATTAATTGAATTAACAGGCTTAGAAAACAACTGTCAAAATGCGTTAGCCTCCATTGATAAATAA
- a CDS encoding acetyl-CoA C-acyltransferase: MSTQDPIVIVAAKRTPMGGFMGGLSAVSATTLGATAIRGAMAAANLSNVQVDEVIMGCVLPAGLKQAPARQAALEADLDLSTTCTTINKVCGSGMKAAMQAHDALLAGSIDVAIAGGMESMTNAPHLLPSGRAGIKMGHGQVLDHMMTDGLENAYDGIAMGCFAQATADESAFTREDMDAYAIRSLERANAAIADGSFVNEISPVTIKSRRGDSVFEIDEQPGNARPDKIPSLRPAFKKDGTITAANSSSISDGAAALVMMKLSEAQKRGLTPLCKIVAHAMHAQKPAEFTVAPVGAMKKVLAKANWTTADVDLFEINEAFAMVTMLGIKELDLDVSKVNVNGGACALGHPLGASGARIMVTLIHALKNRGLSKGLASLCIGGGEATAIAIEMM, translated from the coding sequence ATGTCTACTCAAGATCCTATCGTTATCGTTGCAGCAAAACGCACCCCTATGGGCGGTTTTATGGGCGGTTTATCTGCAGTTAGTGCTACCACATTAGGTGCCACAGCTATTCGTGGTGCTATGGCAGCCGCTAATTTATCTAATGTTCAAGTCGATGAAGTGATCATGGGTTGTGTATTACCTGCCGGTTTAAAACAAGCACCTGCCCGTCAAGCGGCATTAGAAGCTGACTTAGACCTGTCTACGACTTGTACTACGATTAACAAAGTTTGTGGTTCAGGCATGAAAGCGGCTATGCAGGCGCATGATGCTTTATTAGCGGGTTCTATTGATGTTGCTATCGCGGGCGGCATGGAAAGCATGACGAATGCGCCACATCTTTTACCAAGTGGCAGAGCTGGTATTAAAATGGGTCACGGTCAGGTACTTGATCATATGATGACTGACGGCCTAGAAAATGCTTATGACGGTATTGCCATGGGGTGTTTCGCACAAGCAACTGCTGATGAATCTGCATTTACCCGTGAAGACATGGATGCTTATGCAATTCGCTCTTTAGAACGTGCTAATGCTGCGATAGCTGACGGCTCATTCGTTAATGAAATATCACCAGTAACCATTAAATCTCGTCGTGGTGATTCAGTATTTGAAATTGATGAACAACCGGGTAATGCGCGCCCAGATAAAATTCCTAGCTTGCGTCCAGCATTTAAAAAAGACGGTACAATTACTGCTGCTAACTCAAGCTCTATTTCTGATGGCGCAGCCGCATTAGTGATGATGAAATTGTCAGAAGCACAAAAACGTGGTTTAACGCCATTATGTAAAATTGTTGCTCATGCAATGCACGCACAAAAGCCAGCAGAATTTACCGTAGCACCGGTTGGCGCTATGAAAAAAGTACTAGCAAAAGCTAATTGGACAACCGCTGATGTTGATTTATTTGAAATCAACGAAGCCTTTGCCATGGTAACTATGTTAGGTATTAAAGAATTAGACTTAGATGTTTCGAAAGTAAACGTTAACGGCGGCGCTTGTGCTTTAGGCCACCCGTTAGGCGCTAGTGGCGCACGTATTATGGTGACGTTAATTCATGCTTTGAAAAACCGTGGTTTAAGTAAAGGTCTTGCGTCTTTATGTATTGGTGGCGGTGAAGCCACTGCGATTGCTATTGAAATGATGTAG